A section of the Microtus ochrogaster isolate Prairie Vole_2 unplaced genomic scaffold, MicOch1.0 UNK129, whole genome shotgun sequence genome encodes:
- the Ssr4 gene encoding translocon-associated protein subunit delta isoform X3, whose product MAAMASFGALALLLLSSLSCCSAEACLEPQITPSYYTTSDAVISTETVFIVEISLTCKNRVQNMALYADVSGKQFPVTRGQDVGRYQVSWSLEHKSAHAGTYEVRFFDEESYSLLRKAQRNNEDVSIIPPLFTVSVDHRGTWNGPWVSTEVLAAVIGIVIYYLAFSAKSHIQA is encoded by the exons ATGGCGGCAATGGCATCTTTCGGCGCCCTGGCGCTACTCCTGCTGTCCAGCTTATCTTGCTGCTCAG CAGAAGCCTGCCTGGAGCCCCAGATCACCCCTTCTTACTATACAACCTCAGATGCCGTCATTTCTACAGAGACCGTATTCATCGTGGAGATCTCACTGACTTGCAAGAACAGGGTCCAG AACATGGCTCTTTATGCTGACGTTAGTGGAAAACAGTTTCCTGTAACCCGGGGCCAGGATGTGGGCCGATATCAG GTTTCATGGAGCCTGGAGCACAAGAGCGCCCACGCAGGCACTTATGAGGTCAGATTCTTCGATGAAGAGTCCTACAGCCTCCTAAGGAAG GCTCAGAGAAATAATGAGGACGTTTCCATCATCCCACCCCTGTTTACAGTCAGTGTGGATCATCGG GGCACCTGGAATGGGCCTTGGGTCTCCACGGAAGTGCTGGCTGCAGTGATTGGCATAGTGATCTACTACCTAGCCTTCAGTGCAAAGAGCCACATCCAGGCCTGA
- the Ssr4 gene encoding translocon-associated protein subunit delta isoform X1, translating into MAAMASFGALALLLLSSLSCCSEACLEPQITPSYYTTSDAVISTETVFIVEISLTCKNRVQNMALYADVSGKQFPVTRGQDVGRYQVSWSLEHKSAHAGTYEVRFFDEESYSLLRKAQRNNEDVSIIPPLFTVSVDHRGTWNGPWVSTEVLAAVIGIVIYYLAFSAKSHIQA; encoded by the exons ATGGCGGCAATGGCATCTTTCGGCGCCCTGGCGCTACTCCTGCTGTCCAGCTTATCTTGCTGCTCAG AAGCCTGCCTGGAGCCCCAGATCACCCCTTCTTACTATACAACCTCAGATGCCGTCATTTCTACAGAGACCGTATTCATCGTGGAGATCTCACTGACTTGCAAGAACAGGGTCCAG AACATGGCTCTTTATGCTGACGTTAGTGGAAAACAGTTTCCTGTAACCCGGGGCCAGGATGTGGGCCGATATCAG GTTTCATGGAGCCTGGAGCACAAGAGCGCCCACGCAGGCACTTATGAGGTCAGATTCTTCGATGAAGAGTCCTACAGCCTCCTAAGGAAG GCTCAGAGAAATAATGAGGACGTTTCCATCATCCCACCCCTGTTTACAGTCAGTGTGGATCATCGG GGCACCTGGAATGGGCCTTGGGTCTCCACGGAAGTGCTGGCTGCAGTGATTGGCATAGTGATCTACTACCTAGCCTTCAGTGCAAAGAGCCACATCCAGGCCTGA
- the Ssr4 gene encoding translocon-associated protein subunit delta isoform X2: protein MALYADVSGKQFPVTRGQDVGRYQVSWSLEHKSAHAGTYEVRFFDEESYSLLRKAQRNNEDVSIIPPLFTVSVDHRGTWNGPWVSTEVLAAVIGIVIYYLAFSAKSHIQA, encoded by the exons ATGGCTCTTTATGCTGACGTTAGTGGAAAACAGTTTCCTGTAACCCGGGGCCAGGATGTGGGCCGATATCAG GTTTCATGGAGCCTGGAGCACAAGAGCGCCCACGCAGGCACTTATGAGGTCAGATTCTTCGATGAAGAGTCCTACAGCCTCCTAAGGAAG GCTCAGAGAAATAATGAGGACGTTTCCATCATCCCACCCCTGTTTACAGTCAGTGTGGATCATCGG GGCACCTGGAATGGGCCTTGGGTCTCCACGGAAGTGCTGGCTGCAGTGATTGGCATAGTGATCTACTACCTAGCCTTCAGTGCAAAGAGCCACATCCAGGCCTGA
- the Ssr4 gene encoding translocon-associated protein subunit delta isoform X4, protein MAAMASFGALALLLLSSLSCCSAEACLEPQITPSYYTTSDAVISTETVFIVEISLTCKNRVQNMALYADVSGKQFPVTRGQDVGRYQVSWSLEHKSAHAGTYEVRFFDEESYSLLRKHLPYRLREIMRTFPSSHPCLQSVWIIGAPGMGLGSPRKCWLQ, encoded by the exons ATGGCGGCAATGGCATCTTTCGGCGCCCTGGCGCTACTCCTGCTGTCCAGCTTATCTTGCTGCTCAG CAGAAGCCTGCCTGGAGCCCCAGATCACCCCTTCTTACTATACAACCTCAGATGCCGTCATTTCTACAGAGACCGTATTCATCGTGGAGATCTCACTGACTTGCAAGAACAGGGTCCAG AACATGGCTCTTTATGCTGACGTTAGTGGAAAACAGTTTCCTGTAACCCGGGGCCAGGATGTGGGCCGATATCAG GTTTCATGGAGCCTGGAGCACAAGAGCGCCCACGCAGGCACTTATGAGGTCAGATTCTTCGATGAAGAGTCCTACAGCCTCCTAAGGAAG CACCTCCCTTACAGGCTCAGAGAAATAATGAGGACGTTTCCATCATCCCACCCCTGTTTACAGTCAGTGTGGATCATCGG GGCACCTGGAATGGGCCTTGGGTCTCCACGGAAGTGCTGGCTGCAGTGA